One region of Faecalibacter bovis genomic DNA includes:
- a CDS encoding carboxypeptidase-like regulatory domain-containing protein — protein MNKLLLSISLFAAVVGVAQAQTKITGTAKNSATGEEVYNLTVRLDGMSNDAVLTDRIGYFQFVDVPDGTYKLQVFGVGFDPYEQTISVAGQKEIELGEILLSYNPNNVDVGLITLNDDELSSDESSTSSSAGLLQSSRDVFARVAAFELGSYWFRPRGYDNKYNDVHFNGVRMNKIDNGRATFNNWGGLNDVTRRPDELTYALEPSTYTFGDIGGVTNFDTRPSTMRKGVSLSYSATNRSYRNRVMATYNTGLMDNGWAVMFSGSRRWAEEGLVEGTFHDSWGYFLGVEKRINKNHTLNFTTFGAPNRRSTGSANTQEMVDMKGIYYNSFWGWQDGEKRNERVRETYEPVYQLSHHWNINEKSKLLTTVSYQTGREQGSRLDWYNAPNATPNYYRNLPSWYLFNEDQEGFERQRENWLNGSASQLNWNSLYQANLNVNKHSVYYLTNDVNEDKTASFYTNFKTELTDNIDIVVAATYQNVKSELFREVEDLLGGNYVLNYDDFNNYYFDENNKDYVARVGDRHEYNYEINRNYADLYFQSKIKGSFLDLTVGMKTSYTDFYRDGKFLNGLYRENSFGKSKTYDFLNFGVKSNFLFKLDGRNFISLNGQYSTEAPTADEVFPNARLHDITVEEGIVNAKILATDLSYVYRGPRVKARATGYYTKIEDEIEKGFGYIDGGEGQYFVAEIMTGVDKQYVGGEVAIEAQITPTIKVTGAAAVGQYTYTNNPNYYLFSDDFMVDGGEAFKNYGTAYLKDYKLQSGPQSGYSLGVEYRDPKFWWVGVSGNYLTNNYLDVAPYRRTTNFITNTQNTVTEESLREVLKQERVSDEFMLNLNVGKTFRFGQYYLGTSLTVNNLLDNKNYVTGGFEQLRLGNYDNAVNQHQQTLFGPRMFYGAGRTFFFNVYLRF, from the coding sequence ATGAATAAATTATTGTTAAGTATTTCTCTCTTCGCAGCAGTCGTTGGAGTTGCGCAGGCTCAGACTAAAATCACGGGTACTGCAAAAAATTCTGCAACTGGAGAAGAGGTTTACAATCTTACGGTAAGATTAGACGGTATGTCTAATGATGCTGTACTAACCGACCGAATCGGATACTTCCAATTTGTAGATGTGCCAGATGGTACTTATAAATTACAAGTTTTTGGTGTTGGATTTGATCCTTATGAGCAAACAATTTCTGTAGCAGGGCAAAAAGAAATTGAATTGGGTGAAATTTTATTATCATACAACCCAAATAATGTTGATGTAGGTTTAATCACATTAAACGATGATGAATTATCATCAGATGAATCTTCAACTTCTTCAAGTGCTGGATTATTACAATCTTCTAGAGATGTTTTCGCTCGTGTAGCAGCATTCGAATTAGGATCGTACTGGTTTAGACCAAGAGGATATGACAATAAGTATAACGATGTTCATTTTAATGGTGTTCGTATGAACAAAATTGATAATGGTCGTGCTACTTTTAACAACTGGGGAGGTCTTAATGATGTAACAAGAAGACCAGACGAATTAACTTATGCTTTAGAACCATCTACTTATACATTTGGTGATATTGGTGGAGTTACAAACTTCGATACTCGTCCTTCTACCATGAGAAAAGGTGTAAGTTTATCTTATTCTGCAACGAACAGATCGTACAGAAACCGTGTTATGGCAACTTATAACACTGGATTAATGGACAACGGATGGGCAGTTATGTTCTCTGGTTCTCGTCGTTGGGCTGAAGAAGGATTAGTGGAAGGAACTTTTCATGATTCTTGGGGATATTTCTTAGGTGTTGAAAAAAGAATTAATAAAAATCATACATTAAATTTTACTACTTTCGGTGCTCCTAACCGTCGTTCTACTGGATCTGCAAATACGCAAGAAATGGTGGATATGAAAGGGATTTACTACAACTCTTTCTGGGGTTGGCAAGATGGTGAAAAACGTAATGAGCGTGTAAGAGAAACTTACGAGCCAGTTTACCAATTATCTCACCATTGGAATATTAACGAGAAATCGAAATTATTAACTACAGTTTCTTACCAAACAGGTCGCGAACAAGGATCTCGTTTAGATTGGTACAATGCACCAAATGCAACACCAAACTATTACCGTAATTTACCTAGTTGGTATTTGTTTAACGAAGATCAAGAAGGATTTGAAAGACAAAGAGAAAACTGGTTAAATGGTTCGGCTTCTCAATTAAATTGGAATAGTTTATATCAAGCAAACTTAAATGTTAATAAACATTCTGTTTACTACTTAACAAATGATGTAAACGAAGATAAAACAGCTTCTTTCTACACAAACTTTAAAACTGAATTAACAGATAATATTGATATTGTTGTTGCTGCAACGTATCAAAATGTAAAATCTGAATTATTCCGTGAAGTTGAAGATTTATTAGGAGGTAACTACGTTTTAAACTACGATGATTTCAATAATTATTATTTTGATGAAAATAATAAAGATTACGTAGCTAGAGTTGGTGATCGACACGAATATAACTACGAAATTAATCGTAATTATGCTGATTTATATTTCCAATCAAAGATTAAAGGAAGTTTCTTAGACTTAACAGTTGGTATGAAAACTTCTTATACAGATTTTTATCGTGATGGTAAATTCTTAAACGGTTTATATCGTGAGAATTCTTTCGGGAAATCTAAAACTTATGATTTCTTAAACTTCGGTGTTAAATCAAACTTCTTATTCAAATTAGATGGACGTAACTTTATTTCTTTAAACGGACAATATTCTACGGAAGCTCCTACAGCTGATGAGGTTTTCCCAAATGCACGTTTGCACGATATTACTGTTGAAGAAGGAATTGTTAACGCTAAAATTTTAGCTACTGATTTATCTTACGTTTACCGTGGGCCACGTGTAAAAGCTAGAGCAACAGGTTACTATACAAAAATTGAAGACGAAATTGAAAAAGGTTTCGGATACATTGATGGTGGTGAAGGGCAATATTTCGTTGCTGAGATAATGACTGGTGTAGATAAGCAATACGTTGGAGGTGAGGTTGCGATAGAAGCACAAATTACTCCAACAATTAAAGTGACTGGAGCTGCAGCTGTTGGTCAATACACTTACACAAACAATCCAAATTATTACTTATTCTCTGATGATTTCATGGTTGATGGAGGCGAAGCTTTCAAAAACTATGGTACAGCTTATTTAAAAGATTATAAATTACAATCAGGACCTCAATCAGGTTACTCTTTAGGTGTTGAATATCGTGATCCAAAATTTTGGTGGGTTGGTGTTTCTGGTAATTATTTAACAAATAACTACTTAGATGTAGCGCCATACCGTAGAACTACGAACTTTATTACGAATACACAAAATACAGTTACAGAAGAGTCTTTAAGAGAAGTACTTAAACAAGAACGTGTATCTGATGAATTTATGTTAAATCTTAATGTTGGTAAAACTTTCCGTTTTGGACAGTATTATTTAGGTACAAGTTTAACTGTTAACAACTTGTTAGACAACAAAAATTATGTTACAGGTGGATTTGAGCAATTACGTTTAGGTAACTATGATAATGCGGTTAATCAACATCAACAAACATTATTTGGACCTAGAATGTTCTACGGAGCAGGAAGAACATTTTTCTTTAATGTTTATTTAAGATTCTAA
- a CDS encoding SusC/RagA family TonB-linked outer membrane protein → MRRTLTSLSFVAFLGLGGLAMAQVTGVVNDANNFPEMDAEVVVKGTDKVAYTDENGKFDIDAKIGDVLIINGKEFTVTSNNLGVVKYAEEDVTLQEVIVTAYGTQTKESLTGSVGEVKSEELAKVTSGNVVQGMTGKIAGVQIVSNNGLPGTAPNVRFRGIGSINGSSAPLYVVDGVPFNGDVSGINNQDIESISFLKDASAAALYGNRGANGVIIITTKKGVKGKTRYTLDLKSGVAMRGVPEYNISKNAAGYYEDYHRMLKNTSIHNGSSEADAHTFASNNLITGSNGLAYNVTNVANNAIIGADGKFNSNASILYQEDWADFMFKDGGFYTNTYFSANGATDDTSYFFSVGYEKNDTYMVNSTFEKFTGRLKVDNKIGDRIKVGGNLAYTLLLRNMPDGFDGGTSYSNPFQWTRNIAPIYPLYAYDAQGNAVYTSNGDRAYDDGTGVYSPFVRPYGGMQNPYATALYDVKKSRVNQVFANTYATFNILEGLDFTYSVTGEFANNDWKSLDTSLYGDAVGVNGRVYNSMQNTYSITQQQLLTYKKRINDHNFDVLLGHETMDRQVDFLEAHSTNGLLVDSPYLNHYALLRDATGNGTPYATEGFFARFNYDYGNKYYINANVRRDGSSRFHPDNRWGNFFGVGAAWRVSQEAFLKNSKVINELKLKASYGEQGNDNLGYNFPYKDLYTIVQTTNAGETAISYNQTFKGNKDITWETNANLNAGIELALFNSRVTVDAEYFLRKSQDMLYMRPLNVSEGFSSYPENIGDMENRGFEVTVNADVIRTKDFRLGVFANVTTLTNEITKLPENNVVSGSYLLREGESMYSWYLREYAGVNQETGAAQFYKVDATTGEKTITENHAEATLQFIGKNAVAKVYGGFGLNMDYKGLDFGVNFAYQAGGWGYDSQYMTLFDGGRGETFHNDYANTWTSENRNAALPVVIADNAKQYYSTSTLGLIKSDYISLQNISLGYTFKKGLVDNLGLTALRVYALADNVWVWSKRKGYDPRMSYTGISDTTYSPIRTISAGVNFAF, encoded by the coding sequence ATGAGGAGAACATTAACTTCCCTTAGCTTTGTTGCTTTCCTAGGATTAGGAGGTTTAGCAATGGCTCAGGTGACAGGTGTGGTTAACGACGCGAATAATTTTCCAGAAATGGACGCAGAGGTTGTCGTTAAAGGAACTGACAAAGTTGCTTACACAGATGAAAACGGAAAATTCGATATCGATGCTAAAATCGGTGACGTTTTAATCATTAACGGTAAAGAATTTACTGTAACATCTAACAACTTAGGTGTTGTAAAATACGCAGAAGAAGACGTAACATTACAAGAAGTAATCGTTACAGCATATGGTACTCAAACGAAAGAATCTTTAACAGGTTCTGTAGGTGAAGTAAAATCAGAAGAATTAGCGAAAGTTACTTCTGGTAACGTTGTACAAGGTATGACAGGTAAAATTGCTGGGGTTCAAATTGTTTCTAACAATGGTTTACCAGGAACTGCACCTAATGTACGTTTCAGAGGTATTGGATCTATCAATGGTTCATCTGCTCCGTTATACGTTGTAGATGGTGTTCCATTCAACGGAGATGTATCAGGTATTAATAACCAAGATATTGAATCTATCTCTTTCTTAAAAGACGCTTCTGCTGCTGCATTATACGGAAATCGTGGAGCTAACGGGGTTATTATCATTACAACTAAAAAAGGTGTAAAAGGTAAAACTCGTTATACTTTAGATTTAAAATCAGGTGTTGCAATGCGTGGTGTTCCAGAATACAACATTTCTAAAAATGCTGCTGGTTACTACGAGGATTACCACAGAATGCTTAAAAACACAAGTATTCACAATGGTTCTTCAGAAGCTGATGCTCACACATTCGCATCAAACAATTTAATTACAGGATCTAACGGATTAGCTTACAATGTAACTAATGTTGCTAACAACGCAATTATTGGTGCTGATGGTAAGTTCAATTCTAATGCATCTATTTTATACCAAGAAGATTGGGCAGATTTCATGTTCAAAGATGGAGGTTTCTACACAAACACTTACTTTAGTGCAAATGGAGCAACAGATGATACATCTTACTTCTTCTCTGTAGGTTACGAAAAGAATGATACTTACATGGTAAATTCTACTTTCGAGAAATTTACAGGACGTTTAAAAGTTGATAACAAAATTGGAGATAGAATTAAAGTAGGAGGTAACTTAGCTTATACTTTATTATTAAGAAATATGCCTGATGGTTTTGATGGTGGTACTTCTTACTCTAATCCATTCCAATGGACTAGAAACATCGCTCCAATTTATCCATTATATGCATACGATGCACAAGGAAATGCTGTTTATACTTCAAACGGAGATAGAGCTTATGATGATGGTACAGGAGTTTACTCACCATTCGTAAGACCTTACGGAGGTATGCAAAATCCTTATGCAACTGCACTTTATGATGTTAAGAAAAGTAGAGTAAACCAAGTTTTTGCTAATACTTATGCTACATTTAATATCTTAGAAGGATTAGATTTTACTTATTCTGTAACAGGTGAGTTTGCAAATAATGATTGGAAAAGTTTAGATACATCATTATACGGAGATGCTGTTGGTGTTAATGGGCGTGTATATAATTCTATGCAAAACACTTATTCTATTACGCAACAACAGTTATTAACATATAAGAAAAGAATTAACGATCACAATTTCGATGTTTTATTAGGACACGAAACTATGGATCGCCAAGTGGACTTTTTAGAAGCGCACTCTACTAATGGTTTATTAGTTGATAGCCCATATTTAAACCACTACGCGTTATTACGTGATGCTACAGGAAACGGTACTCCTTACGCAACTGAAGGTTTCTTCGCTCGTTTTAACTATGATTACGGAAACAAATACTACATCAACGCGAATGTTCGTCGTGATGGATCATCTCGTTTCCACCCAGATAACAGATGGGGTAACTTCTTTGGAGTTGGTGCTGCATGGCGTGTTTCTCAAGAAGCTTTCTTAAAAAATTCGAAAGTAATTAACGAATTAAAATTAAAAGCATCTTACGGTGAACAAGGAAATGATAACTTAGGATATAACTTCCCATACAAGGATTTATATACTATCGTTCAAACTACTAACGCTGGTGAAACTGCAATTTCTTACAACCAAACGTTTAAAGGAAACAAAGACATCACTTGGGAAACTAACGCAAACTTAAATGCTGGTATTGAATTAGCTTTATTCAACAGCCGTGTTACAGTTGATGCTGAGTATTTCTTAAGAAAATCTCAAGATATGTTATACATGAGACCATTAAATGTTTCTGAAGGATTCTCATCTTACCCAGAAAATATTGGTGACATGGAAAACAGAGGTTTCGAAGTTACAGTTAATGCTGATGTAATTAGAACTAAAGATTTCAGATTAGGTGTTTTTGCTAACGTAACTACATTAACAAATGAAATTACTAAATTACCAGAAAACAACGTAGTTTCAGGAAGTTACTTATTAAGAGAAGGTGAGTCTATGTACAGCTGGTACTTAAGAGAATATGCTGGAGTAAACCAAGAAACTGGAGCTGCACAATTCTACAAAGTTGATGCTACTACAGGTGAGAAAACAATCACTGAAAACCACGCAGAAGCTACATTACAATTCATTGGTAAAAATGCTGTTGCTAAAGTTTACGGAGGATTCGGTTTAAACATGGATTACAAAGGACTTGATTTCGGAGTTAACTTCGCTTACCAAGCAGGTGGTTGGGGTTACGATTCTCAATACATGACATTATTTGACGGTGGTCGTGGTGAAACTTTCCACAATGATTATGCAAATACATGGACAAGTGAAAATAGAAATGCTGCATTACCAGTAGTTATAGCAGATAATGCTAAACAATACTACAGCACTTCTACTTTAGGATTAATTAAATCTGATTATATTTCTTTACAAAATATATCTTTAGGATATACATTCAAAAAAGGATTAGTTGATAATTTAGGATTAACAGCTTTAAGAGTTTATGCTTTAGCTGATAATGTTTGGGTTTGGTCTAAACGTAAAGGATACGATCCAAGAATGAGTTATACAGGTATTTCTGATACAACGTATTCTCCTATTAGAACAATTTCTGCAGGTGTAAACTTTGCATTCTAA
- the trpA gene encoding tryptophan synthase subunit alpha, whose translation MNALDLKLQEKKKNLITIYTTAGYPNLLDTPVILKQLQNNKVDIIEVGIPYSDPLADGPTIQATSEKALANGMKLNILFEQLKSVKDEIHTPIVLMGYYNQLLKYGAEEFLKQCKDAGVSGLILPDMPFQIYLDQHKELFEKYEQRVVFLITPQTPADRIKEINDATTGFIYVVSNSATTGATEANYNEDFLARLKDLGLTKPYQIGFGISTKQDVEKAWKYSNGAIIGSAFLRTISETDNITESVDSFINSIK comes from the coding sequence ATGAACGCATTAGATTTAAAACTTCAAGAAAAAAAGAAAAATCTAATCACGATATATACAACAGCGGGGTATCCAAATCTTTTGGATACCCCTGTTATTTTAAAACAATTACAAAATAACAAAGTTGATATTATCGAGGTTGGTATCCCCTATTCAGATCCGTTAGCCGATGGTCCAACTATCCAAGCGACAAGTGAAAAAGCTTTAGCAAACGGGATGAAATTAAATATACTTTTTGAGCAATTAAAAAGTGTGAAAGACGAAATTCATACACCAATAGTTTTAATGGGTTATTACAACCAATTATTAAAATATGGAGCAGAAGAGTTTTTAAAACAATGTAAGGATGCTGGTGTTTCTGGTTTAATTTTACCTGATATGCCTTTCCAAATTTATTTAGACCAACACAAGGAGCTATTTGAAAAATATGAACAACGTGTAGTATTCTTAATAACTCCACAAACTCCGGCAGATCGTATAAAAGAAATTAATGATGCGACAACAGGCTTCATTTATGTAGTTTCAAATTCTGCTACAACGGGTGCAACTGAAGCTAATTATAATGAAGATTTCTTAGCTCGATTAAAAGACTTAGGATTAACTAAACCTTATCAAATCGGATTTGGTATTTCTACGAAACAAGATGTAGAGAAAGCTTGGAAATATTCTAACGGAGCAATTATCGGAAGTGCTTTTTTAAGAACAATTTCAGAAACAGATAATATAACAGAATCGGTTGATTCATTTATCAA
- a CDS encoding DUF5689 domain-containing protein, translated as MNKFNKISLVLALTGGLFFTQSCVQDDEYSIPPMDCTGLTTTMSIPQLIEDVQSSTEPNNLRPYLENAVIEGYVISSDETGNFFKTISIQDHPTNPTTNGIQIEIDANSLYTQYPIGSKIQIELKGLVAGYDRGVIKLGTTYVQNDETRVGRMPSALATTNVKKTCESVEPLAPKVVNTIAEALKPENINTLVTIKNVQFANPTEDVTYGDAVGLTTVNRQLIDRKGKVVDLRNSGYATFAGENLPTKSGEITVVVSIYNSSYQLYIRDLNDVKFDQDRFEPGQAELPTSAAKFPFLGADFNNWADFLASANNFAYDPMVKEAAGQGINGSGALLIDGQRSANGFVFTTRPTVTDLPANPTKLHFWVKGTAAKSLNIYLYKNDGTNYSFNVGSLTDNKLVTENNGGNNSYTGTINTNGEWKVVQLDLEGLTDINTSNINGNFIAFRVGNNANYNLLVDNITIE; from the coding sequence ATGAATAAATTCAATAAAATATCATTAGTTCTTGCCTTAACAGGTGGACTATTTTTTACACAATCTTGTGTTCAGGATGACGAATATTCGATTCCTCCAATGGATTGTACAGGTTTAACAACTACAATGTCAATTCCTCAGTTAATTGAAGATGTACAATCTTCTACAGAGCCAAATAATTTAAGACCTTATCTTGAAAATGCAGTTATTGAAGGATATGTAATTTCAAGTGACGAAACAGGAAATTTCTTTAAAACTATTTCTATACAAGATCATCCAACAAATCCTACAACAAATGGAATTCAGATAGAGATTGATGCAAATTCTTTATATACACAATATCCAATTGGTTCAAAAATTCAAATTGAATTAAAAGGATTAGTTGCAGGTTACGATAGAGGTGTGATTAAATTAGGTACAACTTATGTACAAAATGATGAAACACGAGTTGGTCGTATGCCATCTGCATTAGCTACAACAAACGTTAAGAAAACTTGTGAATCAGTTGAGCCTTTAGCTCCAAAAGTTGTAAATACAATCGCGGAAGCTTTAAAACCAGAGAACATTAATACATTAGTTACGATTAAAAACGTTCAGTTTGCAAATCCAACTGAAGATGTAACTTATGGTGATGCAGTAGGTTTAACAACTGTAAACCGTCAATTAATCGATAGAAAAGGTAAAGTTGTTGATTTACGTAACAGTGGATATGCAACATTTGCTGGTGAAAATTTACCTACTAAATCAGGAGAAATTACAGTAGTAGTATCTATCTATAACTCAAGTTACCAATTATATATTCGTGATTTAAACGATGTTAAATTTGATCAAGACCGTTTCGAGCCAGGTCAAGCAGAATTACCAACATCAGCAGCGAAATTCCCATTCTTAGGTGCAGACTTTAACAACTGGGCTGATTTCTTAGCAAGTGCAAATAACTTTGCGTATGATCCGATGGTAAAAGAAGCAGCAGGACAAGGTATCAATGGATCTGGAGCTTTATTAATTGATGGTCAAAGATCTGCAAATGGATTTGTATTCACAACTCGTCCAACAGTTACAGATTTACCAGCTAATCCAACAAAATTACACTTCTGGGTAAAAGGTACAGCTGCAAAATCGTTAAACATCTATTTATATAAAAATGATGGAACTAACTATTCTTTCAATGTAGGTTCTTTAACAGATAATAAATTAGTTACTGAAAATAATGGAGGTAACAACAGTTATACTGGAACAATTAATACAAACGGTGAATGGAAGGTTGTTCAATTAGATTTAGAAGGATTAACTGATATTAATACGTCTAACATTAATGGTAATTTCATCGCTTTCCGTGTAGGAAATAATGCGAATTACAACTTATTAGTTGATAATATTACAATAGAATAA
- a CDS encoding endonuclease/exonuclease/phosphatase family protein, with protein sequence MFKFKKSLSFFLLTFLFLTVNTSAQTKYASAAVGFYNVENIFDTIESAGYIDGTLKFNDPNYHKSIPVSDISKYDTVSFKQQYTFENIEGKKIIRPLILQDEFLPNGKKVWGKERYTQKINNISSVIADLGKDVTGNAPVIVGLSEIENREVVIDITNSPALKKYNYGVVHFNSFDARGVDVALIYQKGRFVVTEAAPHPVFIFDNDGKRKYTRDVLQVTGLLDGEEITFLVNHWPSRSGGEKVSRPSRIEAAKVAKNVIDVLKAKNKDAKVILMGDLNDDPVDPSVKEVFNPAGDINNVQKDGYYNPMIPLFKKGIGTLAYRDSWNLFDQIITTASLTTKDKDYSTYKVFKTEIYNKDYLVSKEGQYKGYPNRMWSGDTYRANGYSDHFPVYTILLKSIK encoded by the coding sequence ATGTTCAAATTTAAGAAATCTTTAAGTTTTTTTCTATTAACTTTCTTATTTTTAACAGTAAACACTTCTGCGCAAACTAAATACGCTAGTGCAGCTGTTGGTTTTTACAATGTTGAAAATATTTTTGACACAATAGAATCTGCTGGTTATATAGATGGAACGTTAAAATTTAACGATCCAAACTATCATAAGTCAATTCCTGTTTCTGATATTTCTAAATACGATACCGTATCTTTTAAACAACAGTACACTTTTGAAAACATTGAAGGGAAAAAAATTATTCGTCCGTTAATTTTACAAGATGAATTTTTACCGAATGGAAAAAAAGTTTGGGGAAAAGAAAGATACACACAAAAAATTAATAACATTTCTTCTGTTATTGCAGATTTAGGTAAAGATGTAACTGGTAATGCTCCTGTAATTGTAGGTTTATCTGAAATTGAAAATCGTGAAGTTGTTATTGACATTACGAATTCTCCTGCATTAAAAAAATACAACTACGGTGTTGTACATTTTAATTCATTTGATGCTCGTGGAGTTGATGTTGCATTAATTTATCAGAAAGGTAGATTTGTTGTAACAGAAGCGGCTCCTCATCCTGTTTTCATTTTTGATAATGACGGAAAAAGAAAATACACACGTGATGTTTTACAAGTTACAGGTTTATTAGATGGTGAAGAAATTACTTTCTTAGTTAATCACTGGCCATCACGTAGTGGAGGTGAAAAAGTTTCAAGACCAAGCCGTATTGAAGCTGCTAAAGTTGCTAAAAATGTTATTGACGTTTTAAAAGCTAAAAACAAAGATGCAAAAGTAATTTTAATGGGTGATTTAAATGATGATCCTGTTGATCCAAGTGTGAAGGAGGTATTTAATCCAGCAGGTGATATCAATAATGTTCAGAAAGATGGGTATTACAATCCAATGATTCCATTATTTAAAAAAGGAATTGGAACGTTAGCTTACCGTGATTCTTGGAATTTATTTGATCAAATTATCACAACTGCTTCTTTAACTACAAAAGATAAAGATTATTCTACTTATAAAGTTTTTAAAACAGAAATCTACAACAAAGATTACTTAGTATCTAAAGAAGGTCAGTATAAAGGTTATCCAAACAGAATGTGGAGCGGCGATACTTACCGTGCAAATGGATACTCTGACCACTTCCCTGTATATACTATATTATTAAAATCAATAAAATAA